From Coffea arabica cultivar ET-39 chromosome 2e, Coffea Arabica ET-39 HiFi, whole genome shotgun sequence, the proteins below share one genomic window:
- the LOC140036719 gene encoding cold shock domain-containing protein 4-like, whose translation MAAEEGGEQRQTERAKGHVKWFNDQKGFGFITPTDGGEDLFVHHSGIKAGGGGFRSLGEGEAVEFEVEQGGDGRTKAVDVTGPDGGPVQGGSRGGGGGGGYNGGGGGRSRGGGGYGGGGGGYGGSGGGYGGGGGGYGGGGGYGGGGGSGGGGCFKCGESGHLARDCYQGGGGGGRYGGGGSGCFKCGEDGHFARECPNSNR comes from the coding sequence atggcTGCTGAAGAGGGTGGTGAGCAGAGGCAAACCGAGAGGGCAAAGGGCCATGTCAAGTGGTTCAATGACCAGAAAGGTTTTGGATTCATCACTCCTACTGACGGCGGCGAAGATTTGTTCGTCCATCACTCTGGGATTAAGGCCGGCGGTGGCGGGTTTCGCAGTCTGGGCGAGGGTGAAGCCGTCGAGTTTGAGGTGGAGCAAGGTGGTGATGGCCGTACCAAGGCCGTCGATGTCACTGGCCCAGATGGGGGACCTGTTCAGGGAGGAAGCCGCGGTGGCGGAGGAGGAGGTGGCTACAACGGAGGCGGTGGTGGCAGGAGCCGCGGTGGAGGGGGATACGGCGGCGGCGGAGGCGGGTACGGCGGCAGTGGTGGTGGGTACGGCGGCGGTGGAGGGGGGTACGGCGGCGGTGGAGGTTACGGAGGAGGCGGAGGAAGCGGAGGAGGTGGGTGTTTCAAGTGCGGTGAGTCTGGGCATCTTGCTAGGGACTGCTACCAGGGTGGCGGCGGTGGGGGTAGGTATGGCGGTGGGGGCAGCGGCTGCTTCAAATGCGGGGAAGATGGACATTTTGCCCGAGAATGCCCAAACAGTAATCGTTGA
- the LOC113731159 gene encoding thaumatin-like protein 1b — MKMNPHLLFSISATFLSFLLFTSSLFSVVQSTKFKIVNKCRHTIWPGILTGANRTPLNPTGFILKSGKSITLSVPSSWSGRIWGRTDCSTDPSTGKFSCLTADCGSGRVECAGSGAVPPATLAEFTLNGDQGLDFYDVSLVDGYNLPMLVVAKGGTRGGCSSTGCLVDLNGACPPALRVAAGNGSEIRSVACKSACEAFGDPAYCCSEGHNTPDTCQPSEYSLFFKHACPRAYSYAYDDKTSTFTCASADYLIIFCPWPYTSMKLLGARREAAQLPLVNKTTMYIGRHHA, encoded by the exons ATGAAGATGAATCCTCATCTGCTCTTTTCAATCTCCGCcacctttctctcttttcttctcttcacctcctctctcttctccg TCGTGCAGTCAACGAAATTCAAGATAGTAAACAAGTGCCGGCACACCATATGGCCAGGTATACTGACCGGCGCCAACAGGACACCGCTCAATCCCACCGGCTTCATTCTCAAGAGCGGCAAATCCATCACTCTCTCCGTACCAAGCTCATGGTCGGGTCGGATTTGGGGCCGCACCGACTGCTCCACCGACCCATCCACCGGGAAATTCTCTTGCCTCACGGCCGACTGCGGCTCCGGCAGGGTAGAATGCGCTGGCAGCGGCGCGGTTCCCCCGGCCACCCTCGCCGAATTCACTTTAAACGGGGACCAGGGTTTGGATTTTTATGACGTGAGCTTGGTGGACGGGTACAACCTGCCCATGCTGGTGGTGGCCAAGGGAGGGACAAGAGGGGGATGCAGCTCGACGGGGTGTCTAGTGGACTTGAATGGGGCGTGTCCTCCGGCGCTGAGGGTTGCGGCTGGGAACGGGAGTGAGATCCGGAGCGTGGCGTGTAAGAGCGCGTGTGAGGCGTTCGGTGATCCGGCGTATTGCTGTAGCGAGGGGCATAATACGCCGGACACGTGTCAGCCGTCGGAGTACTCTTTGTTCTTCAAGCACGCCTGCCCCCGTGCTTATAGCTATGCCTACGACGACAAGACCAGCACCTTCACTTGTGCGTCCGCGGACTACCTCATCATCTTCTGCCCGTGGCCTTACACCAG
- the LOC140036718 gene encoding auxin transporter-like protein 5 codes for MATDKAVETVIVGNYVEMETEGKPTDVKTKISKLFWQGGSVYDAWFSCASNQVAQVLLTLPYSFSQLGMMSGILFQLFYGLMGSWTAYLISILYIEYRTRKEREKVDFRNHVIQWFEVLDGLLGKHWRNVGLAFNCTFLLFGSVIQLIACASNIYYINDNLDKRTWTYIFGACCATTVFIPSFHNYRIWSFLGLLMTTYTAWYLAVASLLHGQVEGVKHSGPSKLVLYFTGATNILYTFGGHAVTVEIMHAMWKPQKFKAIYLLATLYVLTLTLPSAAAVYWAFGDMLLNHSNAFALLPRSPFRDMAVILMLIHQFITFGFACTPLYFVWEKAIGMHECKSLCKRAAARLPVVIPIWFLAIVFPFFGPINSTVGSLLVSFTVYIIPALAHIFTFKSAAARENAVEQPPKFVGRWIGAYVINIFVVVWVLIVGFGFGGWASMVNFIHQIDTFGLFTKCYQCPPQQFPPPPVMNATAPLPPPPGNLTLPHHIIRKP; via the exons ATGGCGACGGACAAGGCGGTGGAGACCGTAATTGTAGGAAATTATGTAGAGATGGAGACGGAAGGCAAGCCCACGGACGTCAAGACCAAGATTTCCAAGCTGTTCTGGCAGGGTGGCTCAGTTTATGATGCTTGGTTCAGCTGTGCTTCCAATCAG GTGGCCCAGGTACTACTGACGTTGCCATACTCATTTTCCCAGCTGGGAATGATGTCTGGGATCCTCTTCCAGCTCTTCTACGGTCTGATGGGAAGTTGGACGGCTTATCTCATCAGCATTCTGTATATTGAGTACCGAACCagaaaggaaagagagaaaGTTGATTTCAGAAATCACGTCATTCAG TGGTTCGAAGTTCTTGATGGGTTGCTGGGGAAACATTGGAGGAACGTGGGTTTGGCGTTTAACTGCACGTTTCTTCTGTTTGGATCCGTGATTCAGCTCATCGCTTGTGCAAG CAATATATACTACATTAATGACAATCTGGACAAGAGAACTTGGACTTACATCTTTGGAGCTTGCTGCGCCACTACCGTCTTCATACCTTCTTTCCACAACTACCGAATCTGGTCTTTCCTGGGACTGTTAATGACCACTTATACAGCTTGGTACCTCGCCGTTGCTTCACTACTCCACGGCCAG GTAGAGGGAGTGAAACATTCGGGCCCAAGCAAGCTGGTGCTGTACTTCACAGGGGCCACAAACATTCTCTATACATTCGGAGGACATGCAGTTACTGT AGAAATCATGCACGCCATGTGGAAGCCACAGAAATTCAAAGCCATATACTTGCTGGCAACCCTGTACGTATTGACACTGACGCTTCCATCCGCGGCAGCAGTGTATTGGGCATTTGGTGATATGCTTCTGAATCACTCTAATGCATTCGCCCTCCTCCCCAGATCGCCCTTTAGGGACATGGCTGTAATCCTCATGCTCATTCATCAG TTCATAACATTTGGATTTGCATGCACGCCCTTGTATTTCGTGTGGGAAAAGGCAATCGGCATGCACGAATGCAAGAGCCTGTGCAAGCGTGCCGCAGCAAGATTGCCGGTGGTCATCCCCATTTGGTTCTTGGCCATCGTCTTCCCTTTCTTTGGTCCTATCAACTCCACTGTTGGATCTCTTCTCGTTAGCTTCACCGTCTACATCATCCCTGCCCTCGCTCACATTTTCACCTTCAAATCTGCAGCTGCCCGCGAG AATGCAGTGGAGCAACCTCCGAAATTTGTGGGAAGATGGATCGGGGCATATGTGATTAACATCTTCGTGGTTGTGTGGGTCCTCATCGTCGGGTTCGGATTCGGTGGGTGGGCAAGCATGGTTAACTTCATCCACCAAATTGACACCTTTGGACTCTTCACCAAGTGCTACCAGTGTCCCCCTCAACAGTTTCCACCACCGCCTGTCATGAACGCCACCGCTCCTCTACCTCCTCCCCCCGGAAATCTAACTCTCCCACACCACATCATTCGCAAGCCTTGA
- the LOC113731162 gene encoding translocase of chloroplast 120, chloroplastic-like encodes MENGVGVVDGAPLGERKGVEEEVRGSTVEEMPMMESNELKESEGDDEVYEEAIAGDTPRVGFEKRVVSDGGNDKKLEDLDAGSEAEKFEEAIGLPSEDRKNEPGEEGLLSEQRTSPDGNLEEKSNGRRDNEKSGPVPVELQNGDHLHFDETLAHDTVADVATEQQGDQGHEPLGTQNANEVKGGNTGSLSEVETNGDILHQNNEGSEENGVMIAEHEHDKFKQLENASAGVSSEPMNHSAEEQDGIPTSMAKGNQDSDDKLHEVVLTHSVSAIEHQEISLRQQNDLQPSLEEKAENTELERSLPTEDSMVEKSEKLGVRSAGLLAESLEGPKSQLPEKTVDDYEAMLDEPENKDEHKATNRVILQKSADFVAESSGGSQHELVDPNASVSESVLKEPEKKHKDEEYKEMKQSILRNEGEDVRPANASATARSSKASHPAGLGHSPLGTREQQVKPTPDIPSSSLGSATSAPVPPRPAGLGRAASLLEPAPRVAQQPRVNGTVSPVQNQLVEEPTNGEADETDETREKLQMIRVKFLRLAHRLGQTPHNVVVAQVLYRLGLAEQLRGRNGGRVAAFSFDRASAMAEQLEAAGQEPLDFSCTIMVLGKTGVGKSATINSIFDEIKFGTDAFQLGTKKVQDVVGTVQGIKVRVVDTPGLLPSWSDQRKNEKVLQSVKQYIKRTPPDIILYLDRLDMPSREFGDMPLLRTITEIFGPSIWFNAIVVLTHAASAPPEGPNGTTTSYDMFVTQRSHVVQQAIRQAAGDMRLMNPVSLVENHSACRTNRAGQRVLPNGQVWKPHLLLLSFASKILAEANTLLKLQDSPPGQPFAPRTRSPPLPFLLSSLLQSRPPVKLPVEQFGDDNDSLEDDLDESSDSEDESEYDELPPFKALTKAQLAKLTRTQRKAYYDELEYRERLFMKKQLKEEKKRRKMMKKMQAAANDIPTEYRENVEEESGGAASVPVPMPDLALPASFDSDNPTHRYRYLDSTNQWLVRPVLEPNGWDHDVGYEGINAERLFVVKEKIPISFSGQISKDKKDTSLQMEVASTIKHWEGKATSVGFDLQSVGKDIAYTLRSETRFSNWRKNKAVAGLSVTLLGDILTGGLKVEDKLIVNKQGQLVVSAGAIMGRGDVAYGGSLEATLRDKDHPLGRFLTTLGLSVMDWHGDLAIGCNLQSQIPVGRTSNFIGRVNVNNRGSGQVSIRVNSSEHLQIVLISFVPLVRKLLSYYQPVQYG; translated from the coding sequence ATGGAGAATGGGGTTGGTGTTGTTGATGGGGCTCCGTTGGGAGAGAGGAAGGGTGTGGAAGAGGAGGTTAGGGGTTCTACAGTAGAGGAAATGCCTATGATGGAGTCCAATGAATTGAAGGAATCCGAGGGGGATGATGAAGTGTATGAGGAGGCTATTGCTGGAGATACACCGAGAGTTGGTTTTGAGAAGAGAGTGGTCAGCGATGGTGGGAATGATAAGAAGCTTGAGGATTTGGATGCAGGAAGTGAGGCTGAGAAGTTTGAGGAGGCAATTGGGCTTCCAAGTGAGGATCGGAAGAATGAACCGGGTGAAGAAGGTTTGCTGAGCGAGCAGAGAACTAGTCCTGACggaaatttggaggaaaaatcAAATGGGAGGAGGGACAATGAAAAGTCGGGTCCTGTTCCTGTAGAGCTTCAGAACGGTGATCATTTGCACTTTGATGAAACATTGGCTCATGATACTGTGGCTGATGTTGCAACTGAACAGCAAGGGGACCAGGGCCATGAACCATTGGGAACTCAAAATGCTAATGAAGTCAAAGGAGGTAATACTGGTTCGTTGTCAGAGGTTGAAACCAATGGGGACATTTTGCATCAAAATAATGAGGGTTCAGAAGAGAATGGTGTTATGATAGCCGAACATGAACATGACAAGTTTAAACAGCTCGAAAATGCTTCAGCAGGCGTGTCCTCTGAGCCTATGAATCATTCGGCTGAAGAGCAGGATGGCATTCCAACCAGTATGGCAAAAGGGAATCAGGATTCTGATGACAAACTGCATGAGGTCGTTCTAACTCATAGTGTTTCAGCTATTGAACATCAAGAAATAAGTCTGAGACAGCAAAATGATTTACAGCCATCTTTGGAGGAAAAGGCAGAAAATACTGAGCTTGAAAGGTCATTACCTACAGAAGATTCCATGGTAGAAAAATCTGAAAAGCTTGGTGTTAGGTCAGCTGGTTTGTTAGCAGAAAGTTTGGAGGGACCTAAGTCACAGCTTCCAGAGAAAACTGTTGATGATTATGAAGCTATGCTTGATGAACCTGAAAATAAAGATGAGCATAAGGCAACTAATCGAGTCATTCTGCAGAAGAGTGCTGATTTTGTGGCAGAAAGTTCTGGTGGTTCTCAGCATGAACTTGTGGATCCAAATGCTAGTGTCTCCGAATCTGTGCTTAAAGAACCTGAGAAGAAACATAAAGATGAGGAATACAAGGAAATGAAACAATCTATTCTGCGAAATGAAGGTGAGGATGTAAGACCAGCGAATGCTTCAGCTACAGCTAGATCCTCGAAGGCTTCTCATCCTGCTGGACTCGGGCATTCTCCCTTGGGGACCAGAGAACAGCAAGTCAAACCAACACCTGATATTCCATCATCCTCTTTGGGGTCTGCAACTTCTGCTCCTGTGCCACCTCGTCCTGCTGGGCTTGGGCGTGCTGCTTCACTTTTGGAACCTGCTCCCCGTGTTGCGCAGCAGCCTCGCGTCAATGGAACAGTTTCCCCAGTACAGAACCAGCTAGTTGAAGAGCCAACGAATGGGGAAGCTGACGAAACTGATGAGACTCGTGAAAAACTTCAGATGATACGAGTAAAATTTCTGCGTCTTGCTCATAGACTTGGGCAGACTCCACATAATGTTGTTGTGGCCCAGGTCTTGTACAGACTAGGATTGGCTGAACAGCTACGGGGTAGAAATGGTGGTCGGGTTGCTGCCTTTAGCTTTGATCGTGCAAGTGCTATGGCTGAGCAGCTTGAGGCTGCTGGTCAGGAACCTTTGGATTTCTCCTGCACAATAATGGTTCTTGGAAAAACAGGGGTTGGCAAGAGTGCAACCATCAATtccatatttgatgaaattaagTTTGGCACTGATGCTTTTCAGTTGGGAACGAAGAAGGTTCAAGATGTTGTAGGCACTGTACAGGGGATCAAGGTGCGGGTTGTTGACACTCCAGGTCTGCTGCCTTCATGGTCAGACCAACGCAAGAACGAGAAAGTCCTCCAGTCAGTCAAACAGTATATTAAGAGAACACCCCCAGATATCATTTTGTATCTTGATAGATTGGATATGCCAAGCAGGGAATTTGGTGACATGCCGCTGCTGCGGACAATTACGGAAATTTTTGGACCATCAATATGGTTTAATGCTATAGTTGTTTTGACTCACGCTGCATCTGCTCCTCCTGAAGGGCCCAATGGTACTACCACAAGTTATGATATGTTTGTAACTCAGCGTTCTCATGTTGTCCAGCAAGCAATTCGCCAGGCTGCTGGAGATATGCGCCTTATGAATCCTGTTTCTTTGGTGGAGAACCACTCAGCATGCAGGACTAACCGAGCTGGGCAAAGAGTGTTACCAAACGGCCAGGTTTGGAAACCTCACTTGTTACTGTTGTCCTTCGCATCAAAAATTTTGGCTGAAGCAAATACACTATTGAAGTTACAAGATAGTCCACCTGGACAGCCTTTTGCTCCTAGAACAAGATCACCACCTCTACCTTTCTTGCTTTCTTCCCTTCTTCAATCAAGACCACCTGTAAAGCTGCCAGTGGAGCAGTTTGGTGATGATAATGACAGTTTAGAGGATGACTTGGATGAGTCATCAGACTCTGAAGATGAATCAGAATATGATGAGTTGCCACCATTCAAAGCGCTGACCAAGGCCCAGTTGGCAAAGCTTACGAGAACTCAGAGGAAGGCATATTATGATGAACTTGAATACCGGGAAAGGCTTTTCATGAAAAAGCAGTTGAAGGAAGAGAAGAAGCGTCgaaagatgatgaagaaaatgcaagctGCAGCAAATGATATTCCAACTGAATACAGAGAAAATGTAGAAGAAGAGAGTGGTGGTGCAGCATCTGTTCCAGTGCCTATGCCCGACTTGGCATTACCTGCTTCTTTTGATTCAGATAATCCAACTCATCGGTACCGTTATCTTGATTCGACCAACCAGTGGCTTGTGAGGCCTGTCCTAGAACCTAATGGTTGGGACCATGATGTTGGTTATGAGGGGATAAATGCGGAGAGACTTTTTGTGGTTAAGGAGAAGATACCAATATCTTTCTCTGGGCAAATTTCAAAGGATAAAAAGGACACCAGTCTCCAAATGGAGGTAGCCAGTACAATCAAGCATTGGGAAGGGAAAGCAACTTCTGTAGGGTTTGACTTGCAGTCGGTGGGGAAGGATATTGCTTATACACTACGAAGTGAGACAAGGTTTAGCAATTGGAGGAAGAATAAGGCAGTAGCTGGTTTGTCGGTAACGCTCCTAGGTGATATTTTGACTGGTGGACTTAAAGTTGAGGACAAATTGATCGTTAATAAGCAAGGTCAGTTGGTTGTCTCTGCTGGTGCCATAATGGGTCGTGGTGATGTTGCTTACGGTGGAAGTTTGGAAGCAACACTGAGGGACAAGGATCATCCGCTTGGGCGTTTCCTAACAACACTTGGCCTCTCTGTCATGGATTGGCATGGGGATCTTGCTATTGGATGCAATTTGCAGAGCCAGATCCCTGTTGGGCGAACTTCAAACTTTATCGGTCGGGTTAATGTTAATAACAGGGGATCTGGACAAGTTAGTATCCGTGTGAACAGCTCAGAACATCTTCAGATAGTCTTGATTAGTTTTGTTCCTCTCGTCAGAAAGCTGCTTTCTTATTATCAGCCTGTGCAGTATGGATAA